Sequence from the Dissulfurirhabdus thermomarina genome:
CCGGCCCGGCGGCGGAGGCGGACAACTTCCCGTTTTCAGAAACCTTTCCAGGAGAGGAGGACCCCGGCCGCCACCGCCAGCGCCACCCCCAGGCCCTGCTGCCAGCTCAAGCGCTCCCCCAGGAAGAGGACGGCCAGCACCAGGGTCACCAGGGGGTAAAGCGCGGTCAGGGGCGCCACCAGGGAGATGGGCCCCGACCGGGCGGCCCCGAAGAAGAAGTAGAGGCCGATGCCGCCGAAGACCCCGGTGAGGACGGCGGGCACGGCGCCCCTCGGGTCGTACTGGAGCCCGCGCCCGATCCAGGCCGCCGCCGCCCCGCCCACGAGCAGGATCCCCAGGGCCTCGAAGACCAAGGCGCTGCCCGGCGGGATGTGGCGGACGGCGAGCTTCGGGAAGTAGGCCCAGAGCCCCCAGCACAAGAGGGCCACCAGGGCGTCGAGAAACCACTCGGACATGCCTGCCTCCCCTTCCCGGCCGCGGGCGACGGTTGACGCTGCGGCGGTATCGTAGTAGCTAGAGGCGGCCCGGCCGGCCCCGCCCACCGGCCGAGATGCACGGAAGGAGCCCCCTCGAATGGCCCTGGTTCTACCGTTTCGCGGCGTGCGATACAACCCCGGCCCCCACCCCATGGAAGAACTCGTCGCCCCGCCCTACGACGTGGTGGACGAGATCGCCCGGGACGCCCTCGTCGCCAGGAACCCGCAGAACGTCTTCCAGTTGGAACTGCCGCCGAGGCGCCCCGGGGAGGCCCCGGAGGATGCCTGCCGCCGGGCGGGCGAGACCTTCCGCCGGTGGCGCCGCCAGGGCCTCCTGGTGCAGGACCCGGCCCCGGCGGTCTACCCCTACGAGATCGAGTTCACCCTGGGACGCGACACCCACCGGCGTACCGGGCTCGTGGCCCTCGTGCGGGTGGAACCCTGGGAACGCCGCGTCATCCTCCCCCACGAGCACACCTTCGACCGGGTCACCGAGGACCGCCTCCGGCTCTTCGCGGCCACCCAGGCCCGCTTCAGCCAGATCTTCCTCTTCCACCGCCCGCTGCCCGAGGTCGGCCGCGTGCTGGCGGCCGCCCCCCGTTCCCCCCTCT
This genomic interval carries:
- a CDS encoding EamA family transporter, with protein sequence MSEWFLDALVALLCWGLWAYFPKLAVRHIPPGSALVFEALGILLVGGAAAAWIGRGLQYDPRGAVPAVLTGVFGGIGLYFFFGAARSGPISLVAPLTALYPLVTLVLAVLFLGERLSWQQGLGVALAVAAGVLLSWKGF